A window of Phragmites australis chromosome 15, lpPhrAust1.1, whole genome shotgun sequence genomic DNA:
GTCAGAGGCCCAATTTTTGCCAGTCGACCTAGGGAGGTTCTTAATGACTTTCCTCGTGCTATAAGGTATACCTTGCACAACAGTTCCAGGCAATTTCTTTAGGCATTTCAACACCAGATCATAGTCCACGAGCTTAAAGACAGGACGAAGATGACCACTTTGACTTAGTGACTGTGCCGCAGAGTATTGTACAACCTAACAGTACCAGCATTAAAGGAAAAATTCAGTTCCAGATCTATACCAAAAAGCTTATCATGCAAGCAAAGAGATTAAAGAGAAGATGTGGCTAAATATTACATCAGTGAGAAATAGTTTTCCCCCCTTTACATCAGTGAGAAGTAGCATCCGTAGCTTaatgttttccttttctttaagCTTCTATTCGTTGTGCGTGTGAAACTTTCATAGATTGTACTTCCTCCGTTCCGTTTCGCAATATTTGTTTATGATCtcgggagtatctgtctcaaattgtttgtcttTTACGGTAACCAAGGATGCTTTATGGTCTATTTTCCTGCTATGTCCttaagtgcatgcatgcatttactcaACGTTGgtgagttacttgctctcatcTTTGTATTGATTAGGGGTAGTATGGTCATCTCAGTGtatttttcactcgattttAGCATTCCTTAGTTTGTACGTAATGGTGGACGTGGACAAACATTGCAATACAGAGGGAGTAGCATGAGCAACATTGAAAtggccaaaaagaaaaaaaaaagccagaTAGTCATTATTATTGAATAGAAAGGTGGCAttcatatcaaaattaaatTACAGTTGCAGCGCTTCATACTAAACTCAGTAGGCACCAGTAGTTGTTAATAAGCCTGATACTCGAAAGATGAAGTAAAAAGTTGGTAACTTCTAAACTCTTGGATTCTCAATAGTTAAAAAGAGAAGACTTTCAAAGTTCGTGCCCCTATGTTGTCATTGGGAGTACATCACGACTTTCAGGGTTCGCGATACTGTGTTGTCCTTGGGAGTACATCGCCTCAACAGAGACAACATTGATCAAGTATGTGGAAGGTGCAAGGTTCTTCGTGGGCGAATTTGGAGATGACAGTACAATTTGTCAGTTTCCTGAAGCAAAGGAATGCTCTTAATCCAAATCAATGAGTAATAAACAACGAACCCAAATCAAAGAACAGCATTTGTCAAACAACCAAATCATACAGCAAAATGGGCAAAGAACCGCCGAATTCATGGAACGATCCAGACAGGTGGAATCGAAGAGCAACTATTTATCAAGAAACGCTCGCAGATtcccacaattttttttttatgaaacataCCCACAAATTTCCCAAGCTGCCGTCAAGTAACTCGAAAAGCACCAGGACttctaaaataaattgcatAATCGTATCCAAGAAAACACCAAAGTCCTGGAGAAGTTCATAAATATCGCATCGTAATCGAAGCACAAGCAAGTAAAAGATGCCTATTTCCTATGCCAGGCAAGAACCAATGCGAGCCGTACCGAAGCCAAGGCGAGGCAGTCTTGGACGGCAACGAGGCAGTCGGCCTCCCCGGGGTAGGATTTGCTCCCTGCCGGTCCCACCGCCACCGAGAACTCGTCGGGGCTGCACAACTCCAGCACCACCTGGAACCCCACCCGTGGCTGAGGTGGAGTCGGCGGCGACTGTGGTGTCGGAGATGGGGaatgcggtggcggcggcggcggcctctgCGAATCGCTTGCGCTTCTCGAGGGCGAGCAGGCGGTTGACCTCGGCACGGCGGTTGACCTCGGCACGTCGTGTTACCTACGATAGCTCCACCCCGGTTGGTTCAGCGGCCGAAGGCGCGACGCCGTCTCTCTTCGCCGGGTTCGACCAACAACGATCTACCAACGGCTCTACTCCTGCCAGACCCAGGGCTCTGGGGTCTACCCCgtctagccccccccccccccccccccaagcgaGAGCAATCCTCGCTTCACCCTAGACCTCCGTCTGGGAGGTTGTTGTTTCCGTCCCTGCCCAGGTGCCATCGCGTTGCGTTGTTCCTTGGACGGACTCTTTCACCACGGACGAATGTCGACTCTGTTGGGCGGTCCTTGCGTATACCGACTGCGCTCGACAGGGTTTCAAGGCGTCCGAGCTTTCCAATTGCATCATTGGTGGCCTTGGTGTGCCGACGATGGAGTTCCAAGTTGTGGGATTCTTCCACAACAACTTCTTCATCGTTTGTCAGACGCAATCTGCGCGCGATGTCATCCTTGCCGCCAGTGGTAGGCCTCTTTCTTCCAACACCATCTGGTTCTTCAGGCCGTGGACGAGGTTGGAGTATGCGGCCAACGGTGTCCTCTCTTACCGCACCATCATCTCACTCCAAGGAGTTCCACCTCACACCTGGTCTACTTTCACGGCCCAGCACCTCTTGGGTAGCCATTGTTGGGTTGAGAGGCTAGAGGAGGTGACCACGCAGATGGACAGGCCTAACCTTACAGATCTCTGTGTGTGTTGCTTGGTGTGATTCTCCAAAGAAAATCCCTAGTAACGTTGTCATGGAGGTTTCAGAGCAGGGACTTGCCACGCGCTATGATGATCCCGTCATGCAACATCTCTTCGGGAGCATCCTGCCATACCTCATGGAGGTCAGGACTTTGAGATATGATGTATACATTCATGTAATCTCCGTGGAGGAATTCCAGGTACCATCTTCTTCCAGCAGCGGCGTGTTCTCCTCTGGCGATGAGGCCGGTGGTGGAGGCATAGGGTGCTCTGCCTTCCACCAGAGCGGCATCTGTCCTTTCTGCCGTTGTCGGGAACGACGGTCGGTTCTGGATCTTCTCCTATTCATGGCTGCACTCTTGGTGTCCGGTTAGTCGATGATGTGCTTTTGCCATGCTCGGCTTACGTGCGCACCCCATTCGGCTCGTTCCCTGTCGCAACTCCCGAGGATCGGTCCGCTCAGAAGTCTCCACATGCGGACATGGGTGCACCCATGGTTGCTTTCGACGTGTTGCAGGTCAGAGTGGATGACTCTATCATGGTTCATTCCCATACCTGTGACCCCTTCCTGCGAGCCTACGATCCTATGCTGGAGGTGCAGTCTCTACGTCAACAAGGTGTTGTTCCCGAGCGCAGTCCGTGCGTCAACAACGAGACCTGGTGCACGGTTAGCCATCCCCATGACTCCCGTCTACGTACGTTTGACCCCATGTTGCAGGAACTGTCCGTGCATCAACATGGAGTTGTCCCCGGGCGCAGTCCGCGCGTTCAACCCCGTGGGACGCCTGCTATCACGTGGCAAATTTCCCTCATTTACTTGAGGCATAGACGTCGCCTGCTTGCTGCTGCCTCTTCGTTGAGTCCTGAGGCCCCAGCTCCACTTTCCAATGGACACAACCCATTGCCTGCTGGTTGTAGAAAATTAGGCCACTCTGTGGCCCAGGGAAACTGGTCCACCACGCACGTCGCTCGGCGCTCTTCTTCACTACGGTTAGGCAGCCACCTTCGCCCATGGTCCCATCACCAGCCGGAAGATGTCATTCAAGGGGAGTCCAGGGCTTCTACGTTCCCCCAGGATGTTATGGCGGGTGAGACGGCTAATCCAGCGATCGTTACCTTCCTACAAAGATTCACAAGGGAGATTCCCACACCGCTGGCGTCACCTACCCTTGCTGTTACCTATGTGCCATCCGCATAATTTACCCTTCGCTGAAGCAAATGGCTGCCTGCACAACCCAGCCACTCCGTGGTCAGGCCTTCCAAGCGCGAAGAGGCACTGCTCATGCACCGCCTCGGCCTTGTCAAGAACAATGAGGTGATTTCAACACAAGTTCACCAAGCGCACACAACACTTTTCACTAAACCCCTATCCGAGGAACACTTGCATGTGATCAAAGAGCTTTTCCCAACCATGGTCTGCCTCCTGAGGATCCACGCCCTCCGCGGAATCCCTAGCTTGATTAGCGACTCGTTGCACGGTTGTTGTTGCATTTTTCTATGGacaattttaatattttcagtTGTAATATCTGTAACCTCAATTTTAAGGCCCGCCGTGACATCGTTTAGTCCATGATCCATGATCACACCGCTTTTGTTGTGTGCTTGCTCGAGACCAAGTTTGGGGTTGTTACTCCGTTCTTGGTTAATGAGATTTACGACACTAATGTGACTGGCTATTCATCCTTGCCTACCTCCGACACCAAGGGGCATCATTGTGGTCTACCGGTAGCCTCTTACTTTAACCACAATACAGGTGCTCGGCTTCTCTATTACCATTCTTGTTTCTACACCAACAAACGACTCCTTTAGCTTGAATGTCGTGTATGGCCCTAATGATGAGAGCCTCAAGGATTCTTTCCTCGCTGAACTTGCTTATGTTCATGCATCGATGCCTGGTCTGTGGCTGATTATAGGCGACTTCAACATGATTTCTTCATCCAAAGACAAGAACAACGCCAACCTTGATAGACGGTCCATCATGCGGTTCCGATGGTTTATCGCAGGGCAGGAGCTCAAGGACCTTGATCTCTTTGGCCGCCGTTATACTTGGTCCAATGAGCGGGCAACCCCTACTCTCATGAGGCTTGACCGTGCGTTGACGTCCTCGGAGTGGGACCATATGTTCTCAGATTGTCTCCTTCAAGCCTTATCCTCTGAATGTTCGGACCACTGCCCTCTTTTGCTCTCATCTTCGGTGTCCACCCGGAGGCGCAGACATTTCCACTTCAAGGCCTTCTGGACAAAAATGCCTAGTTTCCTAGACACGGTTAAGAGCGGCTAGGTTCTAAAGGATGAGGAGCATACCTTGTCACCGCTCTCCTAGTTTGATGTGCTGCTTTGGAGTACTGCAAGAGGCCTCCAACGTTGGAGCAATATTTACATCGGAAACATTAAGGATAAACTCCTCATTGCTCGAGAGGTTATCACTCGGTTTGACCATGCTCAGGAAGGTAGGCGGCTCATCTCAACTGAGTCCGCATTGCGGAAACACCTCAAATTCCTTTGGTTAGGCCTTGTTTCCCTCAAGCGCACTATTTCATGCAGTCGTTCCGGGCTGGCTTGGCTTCGAGAGGGCGATGCAAATATAAGGCTCTTCCTCTCCTTTGCCAATTTCCAAGCGTGCAAAACACCATCAATTCCTTGGTGACGCTGGAAGGATCAGTTTCCTCACACTCTTCCTTGGAGGAGGCTTTGCTCAGTCACTTTTCTTCTATAATGGGTGTCGCCCCACCAAGAGCTTTCTCTATGGACTTGCCGCATCTGGGTATATCCCCCTGGACTTGCAATCGCTTGATGTTCCATTCAATGAGGAGGAGATGTTCGAGGCCATTAACCGCTTGCCGCTCAATAAGGCTTCGGGTCCTAATGGTTTTACGGTAGAGTTTTATTGCTCTTCGTGGCCAGTGATCAAGAATGAAATGACTATGGCCATATGCGCTTTCGGCCTCGGCGACCGCAGGGGTCTCAATCGGCTGAACAGTGCCATGATCACACTTCTACCGAAGAAGGATGGGGCCACTTTGGCTTCCGATTACCAGCCTATTAGTCTCATTCATAGCGTGGCTAAGATAATCACAAAGGCTTTGGCTCTTGGCATGGCACCTTGGCTAAACTCCATTATCACCAATAACCAAAGTTCCTTCATCACCAGTCATTCGATTCATGACAATTTCAAATTGGTGCACTCCACAACGAGATTGCTTAAGATGTCAAGGAGGCCTAAGATTTTGTTCAAGTTGGACATTTCGAAGGCATTCGATTCCTTGAGCTGGGCCTTTCTCTTCGAAGTCTTGAGGGCTTGGGGCTTTGGCCATCGTTGGTGCTCCTGGATTGAGTCCATTCTCGGTTCTTCATCCATTTGGATACTCCTCAAGTCAATTCCAGGGTCATCATTCTGCCATGCGCAAGGGTTGAGACAGGGGGACTCCCTCTCCCCTTTTCTTTCCGTGATCATGATGGACACTCTCAGTCATTTACTGTCGAAGGTTGGAGAGGTAGGCGTCATCGACTCCATGGTCCATGACTCAATTCAGCACCGTTGTTCGCTTTACGCCGACGATGCTgtgatttttttctctccaaCTCCACAAGACATCCGAGCTCACCTAGACATTCTACACTTCTTCGGAGAGGCTGCCAGGCTTAGAACCAATTTAGACAAATGCGCAGTTATACCAATTTGCTATGATGAAGCCAAGCTGAGAACCATTGATGAGCTTCTTCCATGTGGACTGGCTACTTTCCCCATTCAATATTTGGGAGCGCCTCTCACGACCGGCTGGTTGCACagagcacatcttcagtctttggCGGACAAGGTAGCGGCTAATCTACCAACTTGGCCAACCAAAATGATATCCAAACCTGGTCGGGCCACCTTGGTTCGAGCGGTGTTGTCCTCAACTCCGCTACACATGATCATCTCCATCGCTATACCTCTGTGGGTGATCAAGGAAATAGATAAACTTCGGAAGGCCTTCTTATGGGCCGGTGACAGGACGAAAACCGAGGGCCGTAGCTCCCTTGCTTGACAACGGGTTTGCCGGTCGCTTACTTACGAAGGATTGTGAACTCTAGATTTCTGGTTGTCTAGCTTCGCGCTTCGCCTTAGATAGCTCTGGTGGTAGCGCTCCGACCTGTCCAAGCCCTGGGCGAATCTCCCCTTTACTCATGACCACGAGGGCGCCGCCCTTTTTGATGCTTCAACAATCTTCGAGGTTGGCAATGGGGAATCAACTCTTTTCTGGATGGACTCCTAGCTGAGCGGTACCTCCATCCACTTGGCTGCGTTGGACCTCTTCAGTTGCATTGCTTCTACACTGCGCAAGACTAGAACGATGAAGGACACCATGCACAATCATTCCTAGGTGAGGGACATCACCGATCCACTCTCCATTGCAGCAATCGCTCAATATTTGCATCTCTGGTCACAGCTGCAAGCCCTTCAATTGACAGACGAGCACGACCAAGTCATTTGGAGATGGTGTCCTTTAGGGGAATACTTGGCAAGGTCGGCCTACTACATCATGTTCCAAGGATCCATTGAATTCGGAGGCGCTCAAGTTCTTTGGAGAGCATGGGCCCCGGTGAAGGTAAAATTCTTCGCCTGGCTTTGCTTCCATGGCTGGCTCTGGACCGTAGTCTGAAGAAAACGCCACGGCCTACAATCGGACGATGTGTGCGTGCATTGCTTGTAGCTACCAGAGACTACAGAACACCTATTGTTGTCTTGCACCATGGCACGTGAAGTCTGGTGGCTCGCATTAGGAGTCTAGCTTCTAGCCGAAGAGATTGCTTTCATTGACTGGTGGGTTGATCTACGTGGTCGTGTGGCAGAAGAGCTCCGCAAGGACGTGACTCATTGATTCTCCTAACTTGCTGGCATATCTGGTTGTCCTGCAATGCAATCACCTTCAAAGACCGTCGCCTCTCAACAGACAACTTGATGGCCCTCATCTGGGAGGACGCAGAACGCTGGTGCGCATTCGGAGCAAAGAACTTGGCAATGCTCTTAGTTAGGTTGCAAACTTGGGGCTCAGTGCTATAATTAACAACAACGCTTAGTGCGAGGTAGCTTTGTTTCAATATAAGTACTTTAGCGTTAGTCATATGGGTGTTGTAATTTGACCTCTTGAGGTCGTTGTGCAAGACTCGAAGTCATTTTCattcttaatacaaagatgtaCAACTCTTCTGTGTTGCTGGAATCAAGGATCCGGCGGTGCTACTGCTCGCATAGGTTAGTGGCATAGCTCGACGGGATGAAACGGTATCGCATTACGCTAAGATGGGAGAGGTATCGGGCTTCCAAAGTATACCGCTGCAATCGGAATATGTTACAGATAAACTGAGAAGAGATCAAGCATGCATATAATCTCAGTAGTGAAATTCTTGTAACTTTGAACGTCTGATTGGAGAGGAGATTTTAGATCCAAATCCTTGtgatttttaattcaattttgaACGGGATCCTAAACCTCATTATCCGAGCAATTATAAAGCCGGTGAAAAGAGGTAAGAATGACAACAGTTCGACGACTTCAGAGAAGGGCCGCACAATTTTACGAATACAATCAGATCACGCACACCAAAACGATGAAATCATCTCGTGAAAAACAGATATGAAGTGCCTATGGATCGATTCCTTCAGTATCCAGATTCGTACAGCGACCAAATACAGTGAAGtcaacaacaaaaacaacacggtaaggaacaacacatgaatACCATGAGCACAAACCTCACATCTCGAGTCTCACTGAGCCAAACACCTAATTACGCATGCTGTAAACATTAGGAACAAGGCAAGGGGTGGTGTCTCCGTTGCGATTTACAAGAAAAAGTAATGAGGCATCAATAAACAAAGGAAAGACTACGTAAAATAGCTCCTCTTTTTCCATCTGATGCAAAGCACCGGGACGAACAACACTGCAGTTTGATGCAAAGCCCGTCACAGATTCTTGTCTCGCCGCAGTTTGCCGAATCAATGACATCCCACACTCTGCTAGTCACAACCACGATTCAGCACCGTACAGCAGTCACAGACCCTGGGCTTCAATCTTGCAAACCTGTCAAACAACAGAGGCGACATTCAGACGATACTTATATTCTACTGTAGCAAATCCTTTTTTTCAACCCTCATGGGGCCACTTATGGTCCCTCCAGAACAAAACAGTTCTGTTTGAACCACATTTTGCAGTTATTCATGCTCAAAAGGAAAATCCGCCCTAGACAGACGTTCTGTTATTACATTGCATTTTAACTTATAGTAAATAGCTTTGCAGCTCTGCCATCCTTTATTTGAGAGCAACTCTGCTACCTTACTTTAACTGGCATATTTGTTGTCAAATGTTGTAATGGTCTAAGTAGATAAAGCAACAAAAACTAGCAAATCACACATCAAACAAGATATCAGCAATGcactttttcttaaaaaattcataaataaaataaGAGGGAAAAGTGGCTGGACAATATGATTGTTATGGAAATAACCAACAGCTCTAGATTTATTATAATGAATAATGGTCTTGTGGTTAATCTGGAAAATTAATAGCAACACATTTGACCAAAGAAAATTTGAAAGATCTGCATCATCATTAATTTGATTGCTCTTCTAATCTTCAAATACCAGAAACGAGAATCGGAGTGgtgaaatttttggagatgTTTTCACAAGCATTCCAACTTCCTCTAAACACTTCTGTGATGCCATTTCTGACATGGGTATAATTAATTATCAGTTTATTACTTATCACTACTTGAAGGACCATACACATCAAAGTAGTTTAAACTTAAACTAGGGCCAAACAAAAGGGCGCCAGACACAGGGCCTGTGTTGTAAATTTGGATTCTTACAATTGATTACAGGGCACCAACGATTCTAAACCTCATTTTAAAAAATGAGTACAAAACAAGCATGTAAACCCTTGAGAACAATTTCAATCAGTAACGTTTCTCAAAAATTTCAGATGTCAAATTTTCCTATAATAAAATCTAAAATAGGCATTATTTGATATGATATTCTAACAAGTGTTTACTAGTTCTTGGAGTTCCAGGGAGAAAATATCAGTACATGACATATTGGGCAAGCCATATGTATGCAAGATTTAAATAAATGAGGATTGAGCAGGTAAACCTTGGCATAAACAAACTAATATTGAACACCAATTAGTCTATGTATATTCAGACATGTCTGCACATGAGAATTGATATTTACAAAAAAGATTGACGAAGTAATCTACCATGGAAAATGCCTAACCATGTTTCAGTTTATATACCTTAATACATCATAAAgaaatctttcttttcttcataaATACTCAgtaaaaatcaaattttacaGATTAAATTGTCCAATAAtttcaatttaaataaaaatagcaaTGTGAGAGCATAATATATGATCACCTGATTCAAGTTCCTGATGATTACTCATCTGCTGCTTCCTCTGAATCTGAGAGTGGTAGCAGGGTACCAATTCCAATAACATGTCCATTCAGGCATACAAAATACTCCACGGAATCATCATAAGCACCCAGCCTAGCGGAAGCACTCCTCGGAATCATATCCGCCTGGAACATGTTCCATAGCTTGGCTTTACAATAAGGGCACAACTCCCTTGGATGAAACCTAAATCGCTTCTCAATCAACATCTTCTTGACCCTTGAAGTGGCGAATGACTTAAATATGCCTCGGAAGAAACCCAAATCACCCTCTTCCCCTTGATCAAGATGCTCGCATGGATCTGACACATACAAGACGTCTGACTTACATGGCAGAGGCAGGAAACTCCTGCCTGCGGTCCTCGAAAAACGCGTCCTGAACACAAAATGGCCTGGGACGTGAATGTTGTTAAACAATCCCCCTTTTGTACAGCCATTGCAATAGATGAGCAGCTTCCCGAGCGCCTTCCAGTTCCCATCGACAATGTGGCTGCCACCTGAATGCAAATCCAGCATCATCTTCGGCGCCCTTGCATGACAAAACTCCTTCCACAGCACTTGCTTGGCAACCTCGTCAAACCACTTGCACACGCACGAGAGGACGGCGATCAGCCTAGGGTTCCAGTTCATGTGGCGGAAGACGAGGTACAGCGCATCCTCGCTGAGGTGACCCTTGGTGCAAAGGCAGATCGCCGAGTGCATGCAGCGGtgctgcttcaccaccaacaccatcTCCAGTAATCAAATCACTCCAGCAACAATGTCCACCTTCTCGTACCCCCTTCAATCCTGTTTTACAGTAGTGTCTCAGTTCCATGTATATCAATCGGATCACTACTGCTACAACAGATTAAATAAAGGTTATGTTAAATCGTTTCGGCAGTTCTAAACTTCTAATCGACTCACGACCTCCACTGACAACCTGAGGAAACTTTATAGGAAAAGATAGACAACTAAATCCGCAGTAACAGAACCCAAACCTGCCACTAAAATCTAACCGGGGCGTAAAGTAGTTCGCCTTTTTATTCAGAAATCTCATAAATCAACATTTTATTGGTACATGAGACAAAATCACTCCGTAGATAAGATAGAACCAACAGCGCGAGATGCTTCCTATGTCCTACCCCAAGAACGCATACATAAAAAGACTACATGAAACAAAGGAATCAAACTTATCCACCCAAACCCCCCAATGCGGCAAAACACCGAAAAACTATGCTCAATCAGtgagagcaggtggtgcatgcgctcGCTCGCTGTGCGTGTGGGGTTCTCCGGCGACGCGTGGATCGGGAGCTCCTCGATCGAGCCGCATCCGAGGCACGATTCTTCGCGGGAGTCAAAGGATGCGTCTAACCGGAAGGAGTCGCCGGCCACTCGTCTCCGCATTCTTCACTCAACGAGAAGATGTGGCAGGGCTCGCGACCCAAGAGCACGGTGACAAACATGCAGGCAGTAATGAACTCGCGGGGCGCATCCATCTCCGCGGGAGAAAAGAGGGAGACTCTGAGCCAAGCCTTACCTGACACGACGCCGCGGGGTAGCCACGGCCGGAGCGGGGAAAGGAGGagccctcgccgtcgccgtcgccgtcgcttCACCGGTCGCCGGCGTCGGGAGCGAGAGGCCGAGACGGGATCGACGAGAGGGGATCGGAATCATTGGGCCGGATCGAGCCGCACCAGATAGCCACCAAACGGGTGCGAGCACAGGGGCATAACCGACCATTCATGCAGGGCCGTGACGAGGCAGATCCAGCTGGCCGaggcgggaggcggaggcgtgACGGCAGTAGCGACCGGGCGGGGCACGAAATTACGTTGGTGCCCCTCGGCCAGTCGGCGTCCGACTTGGTGCGACGAGACCGACCTCGGCGGGTTGCGGCCGGCAAGGGCATTTCGGGGAAGTCAAGTGGGACTAAAGGGTTAAAAAGGTAAACCGCGCGTGGCCGCGAATAACTCCAGgggaaggaagcatgaggatTATATTAGCcgttaattatttaattaatcgATTCGACGGTGGGATTGTACGGGATGTGCGTGAACCGTGTGGTCCGTAGGATATTTATGGTCGCGTTTAGGAGCAACGTGTCGAGGTTAGTGTCCTCTTGAAAAAGAGAGTATTGCTATATTTTAGATGTATGGAAAATGACTTTTTTCAATCGATCAATCACAGATGTTGGGTTAAGATTGAACGTCACTtcttttttcttcgtcctctagATGCTTAGCAATGGTCTTCTTCTATATGTGTACTGGCTGAATTGATCACCAGCCTCATTCGCCTCCACCTGTCTTCGGTAACTCTCCTGTCCTTGTATCTGCCTCCATCGTCCACCGTCGTGCTAACTAAGCTATTTTTGTGCTCTCCTGCCAACGGCACCGTCCACTAGTCATCATATGTCACCGACGGTCGGCGGCTTTCCCAATACATGAAGTGAACATTTTCTTCAATTTCTTGTCATGGAGCAAGATTATCGAGAGGAAAAACACTGGTAATATTGACATACATATCACTCGCGATTGATAGCCTTCATCGTCTCGAATGTGCTAATTGAACAAGGCCTCGTACCAATTTACATGGCCGCCTATGGCTACGAACAGACAAGCCATGCTTGCATTACCTTCTGATTTCCGGATAAAACGACATCTATATTTGAATTCGAATAGGAGTATTGGTTCGGACTTGTGCGTACATTCGTCCACCCTATAAATGGTGTGCCAAAATGGTTCTTATGCTTGGgaaatgaatttttttcttccaaatgtTGCCTTAGAAATTACTAAGTTTTGTTC
This region includes:
- the LOC133893197 gene encoding EID1-like F-box protein 2; protein product: MVLVVKQHRCMHSAICLCTKGHLSEDALYLVFRHMNWNPRLIAVLSCVCKWFDEVAKQVLWKEFCHARAPKMMLDLHSGGSHIVDGNWKALGKLLIYCNGCTKGGLFNNIHVPGHFVFRTRFSRTAGRSFLPLPCKSDVLYVSDPCEHLDQGEEGDLGFFRGIFKSFATSRVKKMLIEKRFRFHPRELCPYCKAKLWNMFQADMIPRSASARLGAYDDSVEYFVCLNGHVIGIGTLLPLSDSEEAADE